In Camelina sativa cultivar DH55 chromosome 16, Cs, whole genome shotgun sequence, a single window of DNA contains:
- the LOC104752965 gene encoding SPX domain-containing membrane protein At1g63010-like isoform X1 translates to MVIYFSKSGQQSLDFSNQFSHFKRFHLYKISRGNISILYQKKNKRRDQRLLSTTLCSAALCDKKMVAFGKYLQRKQIDEWRGYYINYKLMKKKVKQYAEQIQGGSQHPRHVLKDFSRMLDTQIETTVLFMLEQQGLLAGRLAILRETHDAILEQPDISKIVELRESYRDVGRDLLQLLKFVELNAIGLRKILKKFDKRFGYRFADYYVKTRANHPYSQLQQVFKHVGVGAVVGAISRNLHELQENEGSFYSIYDQPVLPLQDPVVEAIKTAVDKLTHSTNFLNFLAQHALIMQDELVTPSEDAIDERAYHFNSLLLNLGNTFLYMVNTYIIVPTADDYSMSLGAAATVCGVVIGSMAIAQVFSSVYFSAWSNKSYFKPLVFSSIALFIGNLMYALAYDANSIALLLLGRVCCGLGSARAVNRRYISDCVPLRIRMQASAGFVSASALGMACGPALAGLLQIKFKFYKFTFNQSTLPGWVMAVAWLFYLVWLCISFKEPLRDTEDEEKTNPNETTSMTDRVESSRVEEGLRKPLLITSGINPEDEEDCNESEESQEDSHKPANSFRSAYQLLTPSVKVQLLIYFMLKYAMEILLSESSVITSYYFSWSTSSVAIFLACLGLTVLPINILVGSYISNMFEDRQILLTSEIIVFFGILFSFNLFVPYTVPQYVISGLVMFVAAEVLEGVNLSLLSRVMSSRLSKGTYNGGLLSTEAGTLARVVADVTITLGGYLGRGHLLNATLLPSLVICIGSIVATCCTYNSLY, encoded by the exons ATGGTCATCTATTTCTCAAAATCAGGACaacaaagtttggatttttccaaTCAATTCTCTCACTTTA AGAGATTTCATCTGTATAAGATCTCTCGAGGAAACATCAGCATTTTGtatcagaagaagaacaagaggagagaccagag GCTCTTATCTACAACTTTGTGCTCTGCTGCTCTATGCGATAAAAAGATGGTGGCCTTTGGGAAATATTTGCAGCGGAAACAGATTGATGAATGGAGAGG CTATTACATCAATTAcaaattgatgaagaagaaagtgaagcaATATGCTGAACAAATCCAAGGCGGATCTCAACATCCTCGCCATGTTCTCAAAGATTTCTCAAGGATGCTCGATACTCAG ATTGAGACAACTGTCCTTTTCATGTTGGAACAACAAGGGTTGCTCGCAGGGCGATTAGCCATATTGAGGGAAACTCATGATGCTATACTTGAGCAGCCTGACATATCGAAAATTGTTGAGCTACGAGAATCATACAGAGACGTTGGACGAGACCTTCTTCAGCTTCTGAAATTCGTTGAGCTTAACGCCATTGGTCTGCGCAAGATACTTAAGAAATTTGACAAACGGTTTGGCTATAGATTTGCTGATTATTACGTGAAGACCCGCGCTAATCATCCTTACTCTCAGCTTCAACAAGTCTTTAAGCATGTG GGTGTAGGAGCTGTTGTTGGGGCTATTTCACGCAATCTTCATGAGCTTCAAGAAAATGAAGGAAGCTTTTATTCAATTTATGACCAACCCGTTCTTCCTCTTCAG GATCCAGTGGTTGAGGCAATAAAAACCGCAGTAGACAAGCTAACGCACTCGACAAATTTCCTTAACTTCTTGGCACAACATGCTCTCATCATGCAAGATGAGTTGGTGACTCCTTCAGAGGATGCAATCGATGAGC GGGCTTACCATTTTAATTCGTTACTCCTGAATCTAGGAAATACATTTTTGTACATGGTCAACACTTATATCATCGTCCCTACAGCAGATGACTATTCAATGAGCCTTGGTGCTGCAGCAACGGTTTGCGGTGTTGTCATTGGATCTATGGCTATCGCTCAAGTTTTCTCATCAGTTTATTTCAGCGCGTGGTCCAACAAATCTTACTTCAAACCTCTTGTGTTTAGCAGCATTGCGCTCTTTATTGGAAACTTAATGTATGCGTTGGCTTATGATGCCAATTCTATAGCGCTTCTCTTACTCGGCCGTGTCTGTTGTGG GTTGGGATCAGCAAGAGCTGTGAACCGGAGATATATTAGTGATTGTGTGCCTTTGAGAATCCGAATGCAGGCATCAGCAGGTTTTGTGAGTGCTAGTGCACTTGGAATGGCTTGTGGTCCCGCGCTTGCTGGTTTACTCCAAATCAAATTCAAGTTCTACAAGTTTACATTTAATCAGTCTACTTTGCCTGGGTGGGTTATGGCTGTGGCCTGGCTTTTCTATTTGGTATGGCTATGCATATCATTTAAAGAGCCATTGCGTGACACAGAGGATGAAGAAAAAACCAATCCAAATGAAACAACATCAA TGACAGATAGAGTTGAAAGTAGCAGAGTCGAAGAAGGTCTTCGAAAGCCCTTGCTGATTACTTCAGGAATCAACccagaagatgaagaggacTGCAATGAAAGCGAAGAATCTCAAGAAGATTCTCACAAACCTGCAAATTCTTTCAGATCAGCTTACCAACTTCTTACTCCATCTGTTAAG GTTCAACTATTGATCTACTTCATGCTCAAGTACGCAATGGAAATACTACTGTCAGAGTCTAGTGTCATTACTTCATACTACTTTAGTTGGTCAACAAGCTCTGTTGCCATCTTCCTAGCCTGCCTTGGTCTCACGGTGCTGCCAATCAACATTTTGGTTGGAAGTTACATCAGTAATATGTTTGAAGACAG GCAAATCCTTTTAACATCTGAGATCATCGTCTTCTTTGGGATTCTCTTCAGTTTCAATCTGTTTGTTCCATACACTGTACCACAATATGTGATCTCAGGTCTCGTTATGTTCGTAGCTGCTGAAGTACTCGAAG GTGTGAATCTGTCGTTGTTATCGCGAGTAATGTCATCGAGGCTGTCGAAAGGAACATACAACGGAGGGTTGCTGTCGACAGAAGCTGGAACGTTGGCTCGGGTTGTGGCGGATGTAACCATAACATTGGGAGGATACTTGGGACGAGGCCATCTCTTGAATGCTACTCTTCTACCATCTCTTGTCATCTGCATTGGCTCCATTGTTGCTACTTGTTGTACTTATAACTCTCTCTAttga
- the LOC104752965 gene encoding SPX domain-containing membrane protein At1g63010-like isoform X2 produces the protein MLEQQGLLAGRLAILRETHDAILEQPDISKIVELRESYRDVGRDLLQLLKFVELNAIGLRKILKKFDKRFGYRFADYYVKTRANHPYSQLQQVFKHVGVGAVVGAISRNLHELQENEGSFYSIYDQPVLPLQDPVVEAIKTAVDKLTHSTNFLNFLAQHALIMQDELVTPSEDAIDERAYHFNSLLLNLGNTFLYMVNTYIIVPTADDYSMSLGAAATVCGVVIGSMAIAQVFSSVYFSAWSNKSYFKPLVFSSIALFIGNLMYALAYDANSIALLLLGRVCCGLGSARAVNRRYISDCVPLRIRMQASAGFVSASALGMACGPALAGLLQIKFKFYKFTFNQSTLPGWVMAVAWLFYLVWLCISFKEPLRDTEDEEKTNPNETTSMTDRVESSRVEEGLRKPLLITSGINPEDEEDCNESEESQEDSHKPANSFRSAYQLLTPSVKVQLLIYFMLKYAMEILLSESSVITSYYFSWSTSSVAIFLACLGLTVLPINILVGSYISNMFEDRQILLTSEIIVFFGILFSFNLFVPYTVPQYVISGLVMFVAAEVLEGVNLSLLSRVMSSRLSKGTYNGGLLSTEAGTLARVVADVTITLGGYLGRGHLLNATLLPSLVICIGSIVATCCTYNSLY, from the exons ATGTTGGAACAACAAGGGTTGCTCGCAGGGCGATTAGCCATATTGAGGGAAACTCATGATGCTATACTTGAGCAGCCTGATATATCAAAAATTGTTGAGCTACGAGAATCATACAGAGACGTTGGACGAGACCTTCTTCAGCTTCTGAAGTTCGTTGAGCTTAACGCCATTGGTCTGCGCAAGATACTTAAGAAATTTGACAAACGGTTTGGCTATAGATTCGCTGATTATTACGTGAAGACCCGAGCTAATCATCCTTACTCTCAGCTTCAACAAGTCTTTAAGCATGTG GGTGTAGGAGCTGTTGTTGGGGCAATTTCACGCAATCTTCATGAGCTTCAAGAAAATGAAGGAAGCTTTTATTCAATTTATGACCAACCCGTTCTTCCTCTTCAG GATCCAGTGGTTGAGGCAATAAAAACCGCAGTAGACAAGCTAACGCACTCGACAAATTTCCTTAACTTCTTGGCACAACATGCTCTCATCATGCAAGATGAGTTGGTGACTCCTTCAGAGGATGCTATCGATGAGCGGGCTTACCATTTTAATTCGTTACTCCTGAATCTAGGAAATACATTTTTGTACATGGTCAACACTTATATCATCGTCCCTACAGCAGATGACTATTCAATGAGCCTTGGTGCTGCAGCAACGGTTTGCGGTGTTGTCATTGGATCTATGGCTATCGCTCAAGTTTTCTCATCAGTTTATTTCAGCGCGTGGTCCAACAAATCTTACTTCAAACCTCTTGTGTTTAGCAGCATTGCGCTCTTTATTGGAAACTTAATGTATGCGTTGGCTTATGATGCCAATTCTATAGCGCTTCTCTTACTCGGCCGTGTCTGTTGTGG GTTGGGATCAGCAAGAGCTGTGAACCGGAGATATATTAGTGATTGTGTGCCTTTGAGAATCCGAATGCAGGCATCAGCAGGTTTTGTGAGTGCTAGTGCACTTGGAATGGCTTGTGGTCCCGCGCTTGCTGGTTTACTCCAAATCAAATTCAAGTTCTACAAGTTTACATTTAATCAGTCTACTTTGCCTGGGTGGGTTATGGCTGTGGCCTGGCTTTTCTATTTGGTATGGCTATGCATATCATTTAAAGAGCCATTGCGTGACACAGAGGATGAAGAAAAAACCAATCCAAATGAAACAACATCAA TGACAGATAGAGTTGAAAGTAGCAGAGTCGAAGAAGGTCTTCGAAAGCCCTTGCTGATTACTTCAGGAATCAACccagaagatgaagaggacTGCAATGAAAGCGAAGAATCTCAAGAAGATTCTCACAAACCTGCAAATTCTTTCAGATCAGCTTACCAACTTCTTACTCCATCTGTTAAG GTTCAACTATTGATCTACTTCATGCTCAAGTACGCAATGGAAATACTACTGTCAGAGTCTAGTGTCATTACTTCATACTACTTTAGTTGGTCAACAAGCTCTGTTGCCATCTTCCTAGCCTGCCTTGGTCTCACGGTGCTGCCAATCAACATTTTGGTTGGAAGTTACATCAGTAATATGTTTGAAGACAG GCAAATCCTTTTAACATCTGAGATCATCGTCTTCTTTGGGATTCTCTTCAGTTTCAATCTGTTTGTTCCATACACTGTACCACAATATGTGATCTCAGGTCTCGTTATGTTCGTAGCTGCTGAAGTACTCGAAG GTGTGAATCTGTCGTTGTTATCGCGAGTAATGTCATCGAGGCTGTCGAAAGGAACATACAACGGAGGGTTGCTGTCGACAGAAGCTGGAACGTTGGCTCGGGTTGTGGCGGATGTAACCATAACATTGGGAGGATACTTGGGACGAGGCCATCTCTTGAATGCTACTCTTCTACCATCTCTTGTCATCTGCATTGGCTCCATTGTTGCTACTTGTTGTACTTATAACTCTCTCTAttga
- the LOC104752964 gene encoding bifunctional dTDP-4-dehydrorhamnose 3,5-epimerase/dTDP-4-dehydrorhamnose reductase-like, whose translation MVVADANGSPSSTSSFNFLIYGRTGWIGGLLGKLCESQGISYTYGSGRLQDRQSIVADIESVKPSHVFNAAGVTGRPNVDWCESHKVETIRTNVAGTLTLADICREKGLVLINYATGCIFEYDSGHTLGSGIGFKEEDTPNFTGSFYSKTKAMVEELLKNYENVCTLRVRMPISSDLTNPRNFITKIARYEKVVDIPNSMTILDELLPISIEMAKRNLTGIYNFTNPGVVSHNEILEMYRDYIDPSFTWKNFTLEEQAKVIVAPRSNNELDATKLKTEFPELMSIKESLIKYVFEPNKKTEVKA comes from the exons atggttgtagCAGACGCAAACGGATCACCATCATCAACCTCCTCATTCAACTTCCTAATCTACGGTCGAACCGGATGGATCGGTGGTTTACTCGGCAAGCTCTGTGAATCTCAAGGGATCTCATACACTTACGGCTCAGGTCGTCTCCAAGATCGTCAATCGATCGTCGCCGACATCGAATCGGTGAAACCTAGCCACGTCTTCAACGCCGCTGGAGTCACCGGTCGTCCTAATGTCGACTGGTGCGAATCTCACAAAGTCGAGACGATCCGTACCAATGTCGCCGGAACCCTAACCCTCGCCGATATCTGCAGAGAGAAGGGACTCGTTCTGATCAACTACGCGACCGGTTGTATATTTGAGTATGATTCGGGTCATACTCTCGGGTCCGGTATCGGATTCAAGGAAGAGGATACTCCTAACTTCACCGGATCTTTCTACTCTAAAACCAAAGCTATGG tggaggaGCTGCTCAAGAACTATGAGAATGTATGCACGCTAAGAGTGCGAATGCCCATTTCTTCGGATCTAACGAACCCGAGAAACTTCATCACGAAGATTGCTCGGTATGAGAAAGTTGTGGACATCCCTAACTCGATGACAATCCTCGACGAGCTCCTCCCGATATCGATCGAGATGGCTAAGAGGAACTTGACAGGGATCTACAACTTCACTAACCCGGGTGTCGTCAGTCACAACGAGATCTTGGAGATGTACAGAGACTACATTGACCCCAGTTTTACTTGGAAGAACTTCACATTGGAGGAACAAGCTAAAGTGATTGTGGCTCCAAGGAGTAATAACGAGCTCGATGCGACTAAGTTGAAGACTGAGTTCCCTGAGTTGATGTCTATCAAAGAGTCTCTGATCAAGTACGTGTTTGAGCCTAACAAGAAGACTGAAGTTAAAGCTTGA
- the LOC104752963 gene encoding homeobox protein knotted-1-like 7, translating to MQEAALGMIGATVGGDGDAAAMAEQNRQMKGEIATHPMYEQLLAAHVACLRVATPIDQLPIIESQLSQSHHLLRSYASTAVGYSHHDRHELDNFLAQYVMVLCSFKEQLQQHVRVHAVEAVMACREIENNLHSLTGATLGEGSGATMSEDEDDLQMDFSSDNSGVDFSGGHDMTGFGPLLPTESERSLMERVRQELKLELKQGFKSRIEDVREEIMRKRRAGKLPGDTTTVLKNWWQQHCKWPYPTEDDKAKLVEETGLQLKQINNWFINQRKRNWHNNSHSLTSLKSKRKH from the exons ATGCAAGAAGCGGCGCTAGGTATGATCGGAGCCACCGTAGGCGGAGATGGAGACGCCGCGGCCATGGCGGAGCAGAATAGACAGATGAAAGGTGAGATAGCTACACATCCGATGTATGAACAATTATTAGCCGCACACGTGGCGTGTCTAAGAGTAGCTACTCCGATCGATCAGCTTCCGATCATTGAATCTCAGCTTTCtcaatctcatcatcttctccgttCTTATGCTTCCACCGCCGTTGGATACTCACATCATGATCGTCACGAGCTCGACAATTTCTTG GCACAATATGTAATGGTGTTGTGTAGCTTCAAAGAACAGCTGCAACAGCACGTGAGGGTTCATGCCGTCGAAGCTGTTATGGCTTGCCGTGAAATTGAGAACAACCTTCACTCTCTGACAG GAGCAACGTTAGGAGAAGGGTCTGGTGCGACGATGTCAGAGGACGAGGACGATCTTCAGATGGACTTCTCGTCGGATAACTCGGGCGTTGATTTTAGTGGTGGTCACGATATGACGGGATTTGGTCCGTTGCTACCGACTGAATCGGAAAGATCTCTTATGGAAAGAGTGAGACAAGAACTTAAACTCGAACTCAAACAG GGTTTCAAATCGAGAATCGAAGATGTCAGAGAAGAGATAATGAGGAAAAGAAGGGCTGGGAAACTGCCAGGAGACACAACCACTGTCTTGAAAAACTGGTGGCAACAACATTGCAAGTGGCCTTACCCTACT GAAGATGACAAGGCTAAATTGGTGGAGGAGACAGGGCTCCAGTTGAAGCAAATCAACAATTGGTTCATTAACCAACGCAAGAGGAATTGGCACAACAactctcactcactcacttCTTTGAAGTCCAAGCGCAAACACTAA